The following proteins are encoded in a genomic region of Comamonas resistens:
- a CDS encoding DNA topoisomerase IV subunit B — MAVKPSNEYSEGSIRVLKGLEPVKQRPGMYTRTDNPLHILQEVIDNAADEALAGYGKKIKFTIHSDGSFSVEDDGRGIPFGLHPEEKAPVVELVFTRLHAGGKFDKGNGGAYSFSGGLHGVGVSVTNALATRLEVQVHRDGQVATLVFSGGDVIEPLKVRPLQAGERKQGTTVRAWPDAKYFESSALPMGELVHLLRSKAVLMPGVAVSLINEKSRDTQTWQFKGGLRDYLAQSLHGEPIIPLFEGEGFADKHNDSFAEGEGAAWCVAFTEDGAPLRESYVNLIPTTAGGTHDSGLRDGLFQAVKAFIDMHSLLPKGVKLMPDDVFARASYVLNAKVLDPQFQGQIKERLNSRDAVRLVSGYVRPALELWLNEHVDWGKKLAEIAIKAAQTRQKAGQKVEKRKGSGVAVLPGKLTDCESKDIAVNEVFLVEGDSAGGSAKMGRDKETQAVLPLRGKVLNTWEVDRDRLFANNEIHDISVAIGVDPHGPNDEPDLSGLRYGKICILSDADVDGSHIQVLLLTLFFKHFPKLIEAGHIHVALPPLFRVDVPARGKKPAIKVYALDEGELDAILEKCAKDGVPREKCQVSRFKGLGEMNAEQLWETTLNPDTRRLLPVQFMNMDFAQASAVVTKLMGKGEAAARRELMELHGDAVEVDI, encoded by the coding sequence ATGGCAGTCAAACCGTCCAACGAATATTCCGAAGGCTCGATCCGCGTTCTCAAGGGTCTGGAGCCTGTCAAACAGCGTCCCGGTATGTACACGCGTACCGACAACCCCCTGCACATACTGCAGGAGGTGATTGACAACGCGGCCGACGAGGCGCTTGCCGGCTACGGCAAGAAAATCAAGTTCACCATCCACTCCGACGGTTCCTTCAGCGTCGAGGACGACGGCCGCGGCATTCCGTTCGGCCTGCACCCCGAGGAAAAAGCACCTGTGGTGGAACTGGTCTTCACGCGTTTGCACGCGGGCGGCAAGTTCGACAAGGGCAATGGCGGTGCCTACAGCTTCTCGGGCGGCCTGCACGGCGTGGGCGTCTCGGTGACCAATGCGCTGGCCACACGGCTGGAGGTCCAGGTGCACCGCGACGGCCAGGTGGCCACGCTGGTGTTCTCGGGCGGCGATGTGATCGAGCCGCTCAAGGTTCGTCCTCTGCAGGCCGGCGAGCGCAAGCAGGGCACGACGGTACGTGCCTGGCCCGATGCCAAATACTTCGAATCCTCGGCCCTGCCCATGGGCGAGCTGGTGCATCTGCTGCGCAGCAAGGCCGTGCTCATGCCTGGCGTGGCCGTTTCGCTGATCAACGAAAAGTCGCGTGACACTCAGACCTGGCAGTTCAAGGGTGGTCTGCGCGACTATCTGGCGCAAAGCCTGCACGGTGAGCCCATCATCCCCCTGTTCGAAGGCGAGGGCTTTGCCGACAAGCACAACGACAGCTTTGCCGAAGGCGAGGGCGCGGCCTGGTGCGTGGCCTTCACCGAAGACGGCGCGCCGCTGCGTGAAAGCTATGTCAACCTGATTCCCACCACGGCGGGCGGCACGCATGACAGCGGCCTGCGAGACGGTCTGTTCCAGGCCGTCAAGGCCTTCATCGACATGCACTCGCTGCTGCCCAAGGGTGTCAAGCTCATGCCCGACGATGTGTTCGCGCGCGCCAGCTATGTGCTCAATGCCAAGGTGCTGGACCCGCAATTCCAGGGCCAGATCAAGGAGCGCCTGAACTCGCGCGACGCCGTGCGGCTGGTCTCGGGCTATGTGCGCCCGGCGCTGGAGCTGTGGCTCAACGAGCATGTGGACTGGGGCAAGAAGCTGGCCGAGATCGCCATCAAGGCCGCCCAGACCCGGCAGAAGGCCGGCCAGAAAGTCGAAAAACGCAAGGGCAGCGGCGTGGCCGTGCTGCCCGGCAAGCTGACCGACTGCGAGAGCAAGGACATAGCCGTCAACGAGGTGTTCCTGGTCGAGGGCGATTCGGCTGGCGGCTCTGCCAAGATGGGCCGCGACAAGGAAACCCAGGCCGTGCTGCCATTGCGCGGCAAGGTGCTCAACACCTGGGAAGTGGACCGCGACCGCCTGTTTGCCAACAACGAAATCCACGATATCTCGGTGGCCATCGGCGTGGACCCGCATGGCCCCAATGACGAGCCGGATTTGTCCGGCCTGCGCTACGGCAAGATTTGTATCCTCTCGGATGCGGATGTGGACGGCTCGCACATCCAGGTCTTGCTGCTGACCCTGTTCTTCAAGCATTTCCCCAAGCTCATCGAGGCCGGCCATATTCATGTGGCCTTGCCACCGCTGTTCCGCGTCGATGTGCCCGCACGGGGCAAGAAGCCGGCGATCAAGGTCTATGCGCTGGACGAAGGGGAGCTCGACGCCATCCTCGAAAAATGCGCCAAGGATGGCGTGCCGCGCGAGAAATGCCAGGTCAGCCGTTTCAAGGGCCTGGGCGAGATGAATGCCGAACAGCTGTGGGAGACCACGCTGAACCCCGATACGCGCCGCCTGCTGCCCGTGCAGTTCATGAATATGGACTTTGCGCAGGCCTCGGCTGTGGTTACCAAGCTCATGGGCAAGGGCGAAGCCGCTGCCCGCCGTGAGCTGATGGAGCTGCATGGCGACGCCGTGGAGGTCGATATCTGA
- a CDS encoding nuclear transport factor 2 family protein: MTLQEISDKLEINELLARYCHALGQKDWGAFQAVFLPDATLDFTAFGGPKGSPRELQDFFTPILNGLASTQHTVSTVKIDLAADGATVRSTAIVPMTAKSPEGKESTFVSGLWYEDTFQRTKEGWKIKSRKQVRSWAGNMA; the protein is encoded by the coding sequence ATGACATTGCAAGAAATCTCGGACAAGCTCGAAATCAATGAACTGCTGGCACGGTACTGCCATGCCCTGGGCCAAAAGGACTGGGGTGCCTTTCAAGCAGTGTTCTTGCCCGATGCGACCCTGGACTTCACCGCCTTTGGTGGGCCCAAGGGCTCTCCCAGGGAGTTGCAGGATTTTTTTACGCCGATTCTCAACGGCCTGGCATCCACACAGCACACCGTATCCACGGTCAAGATAGATTTGGCAGCAGACGGCGCGACAGTTCGATCAACCGCCATTGTTCCCATGACTGCCAAGTCGCCAGAGGGCAAGGAATCAACCTTTGTGAGTGGCCTTTGGTATGAAGACACCTTCCAGCGAACAAAGGAGGGCTGGAAAATAAAGTCACGCAAGCAAGTTCGGAGCTGGGCCGGAAACATGGCCTAG
- the parC gene encoding DNA topoisomerase IV subunit A has product MSDQTILDLSQQASGEALDLGQYAQRAYLEYALSVVKGRALPDVSDGLKPVQRRILYAMDRMGLGYSGPNGNTAAKPVKSARVVGDVLGRFHPHGDQSAYDALVRMAQDFNQRYPLVDGQGNFGSRDGDGAAAMRYTEARLSKITGLLLDEIDMGTVDFVPNYDGSTQEPKQLPARLPFSLLNGASGIAVGLATEIPSHNLPEVAAACVALIKKPQLPEEELLALIPGPDYPGGGQIISSSSDIADAYRTGRGSLKVRARWKIEELARGQWQLVVTELPPGVSAQKVLEEIEDITNPKVKTGKKALSQEQTQLKASMLAVLDCVRDESSKDAPVRIVFEPKTGKIPQSELITALLAHTSLESSSSINLTSIGLDGRPVQKSLRQMLEEWIAFRFQTVTRRSQHRLEKVLDRIHILEGRQAVLLNIDKVIAIIRASDEPKQALIDAFNLSERQAEDILEIRLRQLARLEAIKIEQELKELRSEQGKLEDILGSEATMRRLICKEIEQDTKTFGDARRTLIHEEKKVVAEVKVVDEPTTVIISEKGWVRTRQGHGVDANTLSFKAGDSLYGTFECRTVDQLLAFGSNGRVYSVPVSALPGGRGDGQPVTTMIELEAGTQLLYYFAGSESTQLLLSGSGAYGFTANVGDMVSRQKAGKAFVTLGESETLCAPSVVHGVPMNARAEYVEGGEQGAGLLNPASHVICASVGGRILTFEIAELKAMPKGGRGLMLISLEDKDQLAGAAAYTRSIRLDGVGRGGKARTETLEIRSLNNARGNRGRKGKAADLGFKPQSVTRVE; this is encoded by the coding sequence ATGAGCGATCAAACCATACTGGATTTGTCTCAACAAGCCTCTGGCGAGGCGCTGGATCTGGGTCAATACGCACAGCGCGCCTACCTCGAATACGCTTTATCGGTGGTCAAGGGCCGTGCCCTGCCCGATGTCAGCGATGGCTTGAAGCCCGTGCAGCGCCGCATTCTCTACGCCATGGACCGCATGGGCCTGGGCTACAGCGGCCCGAACGGCAACACGGCGGCCAAGCCGGTCAAGAGCGCGCGCGTGGTCGGCGACGTGCTGGGCCGCTTTCATCCGCACGGCGACCAGTCGGCCTATGACGCGCTGGTGCGCATGGCGCAGGACTTCAACCAGCGCTATCCGCTGGTCGACGGCCAGGGTAACTTCGGCAGCCGCGACGGCGACGGCGCAGCGGCCATGCGTTATACCGAGGCACGCCTGTCCAAGATCACCGGCCTGCTGCTCGATGAAATCGATATGGGAACGGTGGACTTCGTCCCCAACTACGACGGCAGCACCCAGGAGCCCAAGCAGCTTCCGGCTCGTCTGCCGTTCTCGCTGCTCAATGGTGCCAGCGGCATTGCCGTGGGTCTGGCCACCGAAATCCCCAGCCACAATCTGCCCGAAGTGGCTGCAGCCTGCGTGGCCCTGATCAAGAAGCCGCAGCTGCCCGAGGAAGAGCTGCTGGCGTTGATTCCCGGCCCAGACTATCCGGGCGGCGGCCAGATCATCTCCTCCAGCAGCGATATTGCCGATGCCTACCGCACGGGCCGCGGCAGTCTCAAGGTGCGCGCGCGCTGGAAGATCGAAGAGCTGGCACGCGGCCAGTGGCAATTGGTGGTGACCGAGCTGCCGCCCGGCGTGTCGGCCCAGAAGGTGCTCGAGGAGATCGAGGACATCACCAATCCCAAGGTCAAGACCGGCAAGAAGGCGCTGAGCCAGGAGCAGACCCAGCTCAAGGCCAGCATGCTGGCCGTGCTGGACTGCGTGCGCGACGAGTCGAGCAAGGATGCGCCCGTGCGCATCGTGTTCGAACCCAAGACCGGCAAGATTCCTCAGTCGGAGCTGATCACGGCGCTGCTGGCCCACACCAGCCTGGAGTCGTCGAGCTCCATCAATCTGACCAGCATCGGCCTCGATGGCCGCCCGGTGCAGAAGTCGCTGCGCCAGATGCTGGAGGAATGGATTGCCTTCCGCTTCCAGACCGTGACGCGGCGCAGCCAGCATCGGCTGGAGAAGGTGCTCGATCGCATCCACATCCTCGAAGGCCGTCAGGCCGTGCTGCTCAATATCGACAAGGTCATTGCCATCATCCGCGCCAGCGATGAACCCAAGCAGGCCCTGATTGATGCCTTCAATCTCTCCGAGCGTCAGGCCGAGGACATTCTGGAAATCCGTCTGCGCCAACTGGCGCGGCTGGAGGCCATCAAGATCGAGCAGGAGCTCAAGGAGCTGCGCAGCGAGCAGGGCAAGCTGGAAGACATCCTGGGCAGCGAAGCCACCATGCGCCGCCTGATCTGCAAGGAAATCGAGCAGGACACCAAGACCTTTGGTGATGCACGCCGTACGCTGATCCACGAGGAGAAAAAGGTGGTGGCCGAGGTCAAGGTGGTGGATGAACCCACCACGGTCATCATTTCCGAAAAGGGCTGGGTGCGCACGCGCCAGGGCCATGGCGTGGATGCCAATACGCTGAGCTTCAAGGCCGGCGACAGCCTCTATGGCACGTTCGAGTGCCGCACCGTCGATCAACTGCTGGCCTTTGGCAGCAACGGCCGGGTCTATTCGGTGCCGGTATCGGCCCTGCCAGGCGGACGCGGTGATGGCCAGCCCGTGACCACGATGATCGAACTCGAAGCCGGTACCCAGCTGCTGTACTACTTTGCCGGCAGCGAAAGCACGCAGCTTCTGCTATCTGGCTCGGGTGCCTACGGCTTCACGGCGAACGTGGGCGATATGGTCTCGCGCCAGAAGGCCGGCAAGGCCTTTGTCACGCTGGGCGAGAGCGAGACCCTGTGTGCGCCTTCGGTTGTGCATGGCGTGCCCATGAATGCGCGCGCCGAGTATGTGGAAGGCGGCGAGCAGGGGGCCGGTTTGCTGAACCCCGCCAGCCATGTGATCTGCGCCTCGGTGGGCGGTCGCATTCTGACCTTCGAGATCGCCGAGCTCAAGGCCATGCCCAAGGGCGGGCGCGGCCTGATGCTGATTAGTCTGGAAGACAAGGATCAGCTGGCCGGCGCGGCCGCCTATACGCGCAGCATTCGCCTGGATGGCGTGGGGCGTGGCGGCAAGGCGCGTACCGAGACGCTGGAGATCCGCAGCCTCAACAATGCCCGCGGCAACCGCGGCCGCAAGGGTAAGGCCGCAGACCTGGGTTTCAAGCCTCAGTCCGTGACTCGCGTGGAATAA
- a CDS encoding class I SAM-dependent methyltransferase, which translates to MTCPIPAAAATLPSSHGAQAPSDWIVRFAHLVRPQGQVLDIACGLGRHMRMFHASNHPVTGIDRAQEAIDAVANLGQAIQADIENSPWPLPGQQFDAVVVTNYLWRPLWAQILDSVKPGGVLLYETFGQGNEAFGKPSRPDFLLAPGELLKICEGWTIVAYEHGQLHQPERVVQRIAAIKPGADSADPALLQA; encoded by the coding sequence ATGACTTGCCCTATTCCTGCCGCGGCAGCGACACTGCCCTCTTCCCATGGCGCGCAAGCGCCCTCCGACTGGATTGTCCGCTTCGCCCATCTGGTGCGCCCTCAGGGGCAGGTGCTTGATATCGCCTGCGGCCTGGGACGGCATATGCGGATGTTTCATGCATCCAATCACCCCGTAACCGGTATAGACAGAGCGCAGGAAGCTATCGATGCAGTAGCAAACCTGGGTCAGGCCATTCAGGCCGATATTGAAAACAGTCCCTGGCCCCTGCCCGGCCAGCAGTTCGACGCCGTGGTGGTGACCAACTATCTGTGGCGTCCGCTGTGGGCGCAGATTCTGGATAGCGTCAAGCCCGGTGGCGTGCTGCTCTACGAAACCTTTGGCCAGGGCAACGAAGCTTTTGGCAAACCCTCGCGCCCCGACTTTTTGCTGGCCCCAGGCGAGTTGCTGAAGATTTGCGAGGGCTGGACCATCGTGGCCTATGAGCACGGCCAGTTGCACCAGCCCGAGCGTGTGGTGCAGCGCATTGCCGCGATCAAGCCAGGAGCTGATAGCGCAGACCCTGCATTGCTTCAGGCCTGA
- a CDS encoding SDR family oxidoreductase, with translation MPRIIITGASDGIGAEMARQLAQTHQSRLQLTLAARNAANLETVAQQCRALGAQVLIAPTDVSDQAQCRALIDAAVRQFGGLDALINNAGVSAHALFEEVRAEDLGWYERLMRINLWGSVWCTHAALPQLKASRGRIVAVSSLAGLVGVPGRTAYSASKFAMSGFFEALRTELKPAGVSVTTAYPGVVDTRIRYHGYNARGEAAGVSGLKEDGAMSAAECARLIIDGMNRRQREVVMTGKGKLGRFMKLIVPGLVEKIALAALKDDVKPH, from the coding sequence ATGCCCCGCATCATCATCACCGGAGCTTCGGACGGCATAGGCGCCGAAATGGCCCGCCAGCTGGCGCAAACCCATCAGAGCCGGCTGCAGCTGACTCTGGCTGCACGCAATGCCGCCAATCTGGAAACCGTGGCCCAGCAATGCCGTGCACTGGGCGCACAGGTGCTGATCGCTCCCACCGATGTCAGCGATCAAGCCCAGTGCCGCGCGCTGATTGATGCCGCCGTGCGGCAGTTCGGCGGACTCGATGCACTGATCAACAACGCCGGAGTCTCGGCCCATGCGCTGTTCGAGGAAGTCCGTGCAGAGGACCTGGGCTGGTATGAGCGGCTGATGCGCATCAACCTCTGGGGCAGCGTCTGGTGCACCCATGCAGCGCTGCCGCAGCTCAAGGCCAGCCGGGGTCGCATCGTGGCGGTTTCGTCGTTGGCCGGATTGGTGGGGGTGCCGGGGCGCACGGCCTACAGCGCCAGCAAATTTGCCATGAGCGGCTTTTTCGAAGCGCTGCGCACCGAACTCAAGCCTGCGGGCGTCAGCGTGACCACGGCCTACCCCGGCGTGGTGGATACGCGCATCCGCTACCACGGCTACAACGCCAGGGGCGAAGCAGCAGGCGTCAGCGGCCTCAAGGAGGACGGTGCCATGAGCGCAGCGGAATGCGCGCGCCTCATCATCGACGGCATGAACCGCCGCCAGCGCGAGGTGGTGATGACGGGCAAGGGCAAGCTGGGCCGCTTCATGAAGCTGATTGTTCCGGGCCTGGTGGAAAAAATCGCCCTGGCCGCACTCAAGGATGACGTCAAACCGCATTGA
- a CDS encoding DUF6630 family protein, protein MPDYALLLAHNEHPGPTTDWPAQPGGPCEAWAEWFESTPLLFSLLLGDARHLPELVPCSAYQDKESLISLAAPMDQVKARWQWLKAQMEPLPAHWPDSVRKSWQQIDAIISQSQRHWLLLDCATLIPHDFDTPEYAAALGSLRERCLQWDCSADSLPEALQVLKQHPHFQLGWWSHSVLARTEVIERYSDDDWPAWLKDNYVERYHSAWDEGTDAYYVMPLKHPRTGEKLPGENHRGNWPVGLVTPYGRWLVKPIEGACGAYTSGGHINVRYPEAREGEGEKSGIKDLNGNWLVPPSAGYLNAYAVTPQVMACKSANVPGTEDLRSLPGLELLHEGLSSIYYNAEEDEFIRADKGPYGTSGGSQKLLLKPDGAPLFDASLYEQVHDFDARTGLAVVLARVPTRNEQDETDFEIREGVIHISGQEIIPCAYQTIERGFNSSPPKVLPGGKLLAITEKGQPHIYNTKGKLLAAPEVWCPPLNCSPKKNELLTFMGEGPEAELLMFSIKDFSLTRTGETWDDYRNAMRGMFKGLDDEAPATTITRAELIEAEDETWMQDITRILCLGDEDEAGELLQQWRDCVAEPDPDEMGWDNGEDGAGEIDPDVMHLPESDNALTLYWIHLLPIASQFARFDWKDADGIANTHWLPGSDDWNWDTPADGVESGLEHLAEHLGSRNLSLIRLATDDDSIRITVVRTEDAEDFLDSLAQASISASNYSAS, encoded by the coding sequence ATGCCTGACTACGCTCTGCTCCTCGCACACAATGAACATCCGGGCCCGACCACCGACTGGCCAGCCCAGCCAGGCGGCCCCTGCGAAGCCTGGGCCGAGTGGTTTGAAAGCACGCCGCTCCTGTTCAGCCTGCTGCTGGGCGATGCCCGGCATCTGCCCGAACTGGTGCCCTGCAGCGCCTACCAGGACAAGGAAAGCCTGATCTCCCTGGCCGCCCCCATGGATCAGGTCAAGGCACGCTGGCAATGGCTCAAGGCGCAGATGGAGCCGCTGCCCGCCCACTGGCCGGACTCGGTCAGAAAAAGCTGGCAGCAGATCGACGCCATCATCAGCCAAAGCCAGCGCCACTGGCTGCTGCTGGACTGCGCCACGCTGATCCCCCATGACTTTGACACACCCGAATACGCCGCAGCCTTGGGCTCGCTGCGCGAACGCTGCCTGCAATGGGACTGCAGCGCGGATAGCCTGCCCGAAGCGCTACAGGTTTTGAAGCAGCATCCGCATTTCCAGCTTGGCTGGTGGAGCCATTCGGTACTTGCTCGCACCGAAGTGATAGAGCGCTACAGCGATGACGACTGGCCTGCCTGGCTCAAGGACAACTATGTGGAGCGCTACCACAGCGCCTGGGACGAAGGCACGGATGCCTATTACGTGATGCCCCTGAAGCATCCGCGCACAGGTGAAAAGCTGCCTGGCGAAAACCATCGCGGCAACTGGCCCGTCGGCCTGGTCACGCCCTATGGCCGCTGGCTGGTCAAGCCTATTGAGGGCGCTTGCGGCGCCTACACATCAGGCGGCCATATCAATGTCCGCTACCCTGAAGCCAGGGAAGGCGAAGGTGAAAAGTCCGGCATCAAGGACTTGAACGGCAACTGGCTGGTGCCGCCATCCGCGGGCTACCTCAATGCCTATGCCGTCACGCCTCAGGTCATGGCCTGCAAATCGGCGAACGTGCCCGGTACGGAAGACCTGCGCAGCCTGCCCGGGCTGGAGCTGCTGCACGAGGGCCTCTCCAGCATCTACTACAACGCCGAAGAAGACGAGTTCATTCGCGCCGACAAGGGGCCCTATGGCACGTCTGGCGGCTCGCAAAAACTGCTGCTCAAGCCCGATGGAGCGCCGCTGTTTGACGCCAGCCTCTATGAGCAAGTCCACGACTTCGATGCCAGGACCGGCCTGGCCGTAGTGCTCGCACGCGTGCCCACCCGCAACGAACAGGACGAGACAGACTTCGAGATTCGTGAAGGCGTGATCCATATCAGCGGCCAGGAAATCATCCCCTGCGCATACCAGACCATCGAACGCGGCTTCAACAGTTCCCCACCCAAGGTGCTACCGGGTGGCAAGCTGCTGGCGATCACCGAAAAAGGCCAACCCCATATCTACAACACCAAGGGCAAGCTGTTGGCAGCGCCCGAGGTCTGGTGCCCGCCGCTGAACTGCAGCCCCAAAAAAAATGAGCTGCTCACCTTCATGGGAGAAGGGCCGGAGGCCGAATTGCTGATGTTTTCCATCAAGGACTTCAGTCTCACCCGTACCGGCGAAACCTGGGATGACTATCGCAATGCCATGCGCGGCATGTTCAAGGGTCTCGACGATGAAGCCCCAGCCACCACCATCACGCGCGCGGAGCTGATCGAAGCCGAGGACGAAACCTGGATGCAGGACATCACCCGCATCCTCTGCCTGGGCGATGAGGACGAGGCCGGCGAACTGCTGCAGCAATGGCGCGACTGCGTGGCCGAACCCGACCCTGATGAAATGGGCTGGGACAATGGCGAAGATGGAGCTGGCGAGATCGACCCCGATGTGATGCATTTGCCCGAAAGCGACAATGCACTGACGCTGTACTGGATACACCTGCTGCCCATTGCCAGCCAGTTCGCGCGCTTTGACTGGAAGGATGCAGACGGCATTGCCAACACCCACTGGCTGCCCGGCAGCGACGACTGGAACTGGGACACGCCGGCCGATGGCGTGGAGTCGGGACTCGAACATCTGGCCGAACATCTGGGCAGCCGCAATCTGAGCCTGATCAGACTGGCCACCGATGACGACAGCATCCGCATCACCGTGGTGCGTACCGAGGATGCCGAGGACTTTCTCGATAGCCTGGCCCAGGCCAGCATCAGCGCCTCCAACTACAGCGCCAGCTGA
- a CDS encoding MFS transporter — MVQILLCGGAIVTLSMGIRHGFGLWLLPITQSMGWTRESFSLAIAVQNLSWGVLGIFVGMLADRIGAFKVLIGGSILYALGLVGMALSPTPLWFLATAGVLIGAAQAGTTYAVIYGVLGRQIPVARRSWAMGVTAAAGSFGQFFMVPVEGSLIASVNWSNALMILAVFALLIAALAFGLREPGFASGAPVKREQTVGQALKEAWSYPSFLLLMAGYFVCGFQVMFIGVHMPSYLKDFGMAPQVASTSLALVGLFNIFGTYLAGNLGQKMPKRYLLSGIYSLRSIATICFLLAPLSPWSVYIFCAAMGFLWLSTVPLTNATIAQIFGVQHLSMLGGFVFFSHQIGSFLGVWLGGYLYDINGNYDMVWYLSIALGIFAALVNLPVRETAIPRQPTMTA; from the coding sequence ATGGTGCAGATTCTTCTGTGCGGAGGCGCCATCGTCACCCTGTCCATGGGCATACGCCATGGTTTTGGCCTGTGGCTGCTGCCCATCACCCAGAGCATGGGCTGGACGCGCGAGAGCTTCTCGCTGGCCATTGCCGTGCAAAACCTCTCCTGGGGCGTGTTGGGCATTTTCGTGGGCATGCTGGCCGACCGCATAGGCGCGTTCAAGGTGCTGATTGGCGGCTCCATCCTCTATGCACTGGGTCTGGTCGGCATGGCGCTGTCCCCCACGCCGCTGTGGTTTCTGGCCACAGCCGGTGTGCTGATCGGTGCGGCTCAGGCCGGCACCACCTATGCCGTGATCTACGGCGTGCTGGGCCGGCAGATTCCCGTGGCACGGCGCAGCTGGGCCATGGGCGTGACGGCCGCCGCGGGTTCGTTCGGCCAGTTTTTCATGGTGCCGGTCGAAGGCAGCCTGATCGCCAGCGTGAACTGGTCCAACGCCTTGATGATCCTGGCCGTGTTTGCATTGCTGATCGCCGCCCTGGCGTTCGGGCTGCGCGAGCCGGGCTTTGCCAGCGGCGCGCCCGTCAAGCGCGAGCAGACCGTGGGTCAGGCGCTCAAGGAAGCCTGGAGCTACCCCAGCTTCCTGCTGCTGATGGCCGGCTATTTCGTCTGCGGCTTTCAGGTCATGTTCATCGGCGTGCACATGCCCAGCTACCTCAAGGACTTCGGCATGGCGCCCCAGGTGGCCAGTACCTCGCTGGCACTGGTGGGACTGTTCAATATCTTCGGCACCTATCTGGCCGGCAATCTGGGGCAGAAGATGCCCAAGCGCTATCTGCTGTCTGGCATCTACAGCCTGCGCTCAATAGCCACCATCTGCTTCTTGCTGGCCCCGCTGTCGCCCTGGTCGGTCTATATCTTCTGCGCGGCCATGGGCTTTCTGTGGCTGTCCACCGTGCCTCTGACCAATGCCACCATTGCCCAGATCTTCGGCGTGCAGCACCTGTCCATGCTGGGCGGCTTTGTCTTCTTCAGCCACCAGATCGGCAGCTTCCTGGGCGTCTGGCTGGGCGGCTATCTGTATGACATCAACGGCAATTACGATATGGTCTGGTATCTGTCGATTGCCCTGGGAATTTTTGCCGCCCTGGTCAATCTGCCCGTGCGCGAGACAGCCATCCCGCGCCAGCCAACCATGACGGCCTGA
- a CDS encoding lytic transglycosylase domain-containing protein, with product MRQLGLQLLLAGAGWLALTPAAHADLWAYVDEFGVTHFAAEALDSRYKLFFKGALYDSSKPGLQPRGDSATQGLNARTRTQSFFEVSPRYKSVRPHLQKAAEKTGVDYDLLKAVIAVESGFDSEAVSPKGAVGLMQLMPATAERFGVSANKKRSLQQQLADPAVNVPAGARYLSYLMDLFPGRLDLVLAAYNAGEGAVNKYGKSVPPYKETLNYVKAVTGIYEQLQASNPLTTRVASASVRGGKGGGAAPRIRMTLPGMTGADSISQ from the coding sequence ATGCGGCAGCTGGGCCTGCAACTGCTGCTGGCAGGGGCTGGCTGGCTGGCGCTGACGCCGGCGGCACATGCCGATCTGTGGGCCTATGTGGATGAGTTTGGCGTCACGCACTTTGCGGCAGAGGCGCTGGATAGCCGCTACAAGCTGTTCTTCAAGGGCGCTCTCTACGACAGCAGCAAACCGGGTTTGCAGCCGCGTGGCGATTCGGCCACGCAGGGTTTGAATGCACGCACGCGCACGCAGAGCTTTTTCGAGGTCTCGCCGCGCTACAAGAGCGTGCGTCCGCATCTGCAAAAGGCCGCTGAAAAGACGGGTGTGGACTATGACCTGCTCAAGGCCGTGATTGCCGTGGAATCGGGGTTTGACTCCGAAGCCGTTTCTCCCAAGGGGGCGGTAGGCCTGATGCAGCTGATGCCTGCCACGGCCGAGCGCTTTGGCGTCTCGGCCAATAAAAAGCGCAGCCTGCAGCAGCAACTGGCCGACCCTGCGGTCAATGTGCCCGCTGGCGCACGCTACCTCAGCTATCTGATGGATCTGTTCCCCGGCCGCCTGGACCTGGTTCTGGCTGCCTATAACGCGGGTGAGGGTGCGGTCAACAAATATGGCAAGTCCGTGCCGCCTTACAAGGAAACGCTGAACTATGTCAAAGCGGTGACCGGCATTTATGAGCAGTTGCAGGCTTCCAATCCGCTGACCACCCGCGTGGCCTCGGCCAGCGTGCGGGGCGGCAAAGGCGGTGGTGCGGCTCCACGCATTCGCATGACCTTGCCCGGTATGACAGGTGCTGATTCGATATCCCAATAA